The following are encoded together in the Bradymonas sediminis genome:
- a CDS encoding diadenylate cyclase codes for MLESIARFFEVLAFNMRAADILDVLLTTVFLYAIFVWIRDRISRVVGFGIALIGVIYGLAHYLGLYLMLMVFRVGAVVIALAVVVVFQDDIRRLFEKIRVMNPWKASDPKFDQHQLEVLVEAVERMARGRVGALIVLPGREALGVHLHGGIEARATLSVPLLESIFHPKTPGHDGAVIIEDGRIDRIAVHLPLSTRHAKLNQGGTRHAAGLGLAERSDALVIVVSEERGTVSVAQEHELVVLDSAADLGPRIEAFHASSREHPEEVRWLPHWLTRNFRLKILALLVASTLWLFFAHRVENVRRTYEVPIEYRGLAEQWYVEEPKPINARVEFTGSERAFDNVDPARLKLSVDLSALSKGSQRIALEDAQLDAPAGISVAEINPPVLNLTASEMVKTKVAVRAQINGKPLPGYEVKKVVTEPGRVQVRVPKAMASTIRELQTEPISLEGLDTSKSLKVQLLPGKDIRFPGDAPPVVSVRLEIEKAAEH; via the coding sequence ATGCTCGAGTCCATCGCTCGCTTCTTTGAGGTGTTGGCGTTCAATATGCGCGCCGCGGATATCCTCGACGTGCTTTTGACGACGGTGTTCCTTTACGCAATTTTCGTCTGGATTCGGGACCGAATCTCGCGGGTGGTGGGGTTTGGCATCGCGCTGATTGGGGTGATCTACGGGTTGGCGCACTATCTTGGGCTCTACTTGATGTTGATGGTCTTTCGCGTCGGCGCGGTGGTGATTGCGCTGGCGGTGGTCGTGGTTTTTCAGGACGATATCCGCCGGCTCTTCGAGAAAATTCGGGTGATGAACCCCTGGAAGGCGAGCGACCCCAAATTCGACCAGCATCAGCTCGAGGTCCTCGTGGAGGCGGTCGAGCGGATGGCCAGGGGCCGGGTCGGCGCGCTGATCGTATTGCCCGGGCGCGAGGCGCTGGGCGTGCATCTACATGGGGGAATCGAGGCGCGCGCGACCCTGAGCGTGCCGCTTTTAGAGAGCATCTTTCATCCCAAAACCCCCGGTCATGACGGCGCCGTTATCATCGAGGATGGGCGCATCGACCGCATCGCGGTCCATCTGCCCCTGTCGACGCGCCACGCCAAGCTCAACCAGGGCGGCACGCGCCACGCCGCGGGCCTTGGGCTCGCCGAGCGCAGTGACGCCCTGGTCATCGTTGTGTCCGAAGAGCGCGGCACGGTCAGCGTTGCTCAGGAGCACGAGCTCGTCGTGCTTGATTCGGCGGCTGACCTAGGTCCACGAATTGAGGCGTTTCATGCGTCTTCGCGCGAACACCCCGAGGAGGTCCGCTGGCTTCCCCATTGGCTCACCCGAAACTTTCGCCTGAAGATACTCGCGTTATTGGTCGCCTCGACCCTCTGGCTATTCTTTGCCCACCGCGTCGAGAACGTGCGGCGCACCTATGAGGTCCCGATCGAATACCGCGGTCTGGCCGAGCAGTGGTACGTCGAGGAGCCCAAGCCCATCAACGCCCGCGTCGAATTCACCGGCTCCGAGCGCGCCTTCGACAACGTCGACCCCGCTCGCCTAAAGCTGTCGGTGGACCTGAGCGCGCTGAGCAAGGGCTCCCAGCGCATCGCCCTGGAGGACGCGCAGCTCGACGCCCCCGCGGGCATCAGCGTCGCCGAGATCAACCCGCCGGTGCTTAACCTGACCGCCAGCGAAATGGTGAAGACCAAGGTCGCGGTGCGCGCCCAGATAAACGGAAAACCCCTGCCGGGATACGAGGTCAAGAAGGTGGTCACCGAGCCGGGGCGCGTCCAGGTGCGCGTGCCCAAGGCGATGGCGTCGACGATTCGAGAGCTTCAAACCGAGCCGATCTCTTTGGAGGGGTTGGACACGTCGAAGAGCCTGAAGGTGCAGCTCTTACCCGGCAAGGATATCCGGTTCCCGGGCGACGCGCCCCCGGTCGTGAGCGTGCGCCTTGAGATTGAGAAAGCCGCCGAGCATTAG
- a CDS encoding glutathione S-transferase family protein, translating into MLTVHHLNNSRSHRVLWLLEELGVEYQIKTYERDPQTMLAPKSLRDVHPLGKSPVITHAGHTIAESGAILEYLVDTFGQDAPTQLRPAPDTPEFLRYRYWMHYAEGSAMPALMLRMVFDQLPAQGPWLARPLLAAVASAAKTQFINPQLRRHLAFWEEELAERAYFAGDAFSAADIQMSFVLHGAVAGEASAAKTSRARALLRRLQARPAYERAEARGGALDLSAFT; encoded by the coding sequence ATGCTGACTGTTCACCACCTCAATAATTCGCGCTCTCACCGTGTCCTCTGGCTGCTCGAAGAGCTCGGCGTGGAGTACCAGATTAAGACCTACGAGCGCGACCCGCAGACGATGCTCGCCCCCAAATCCCTGCGCGATGTCCACCCGCTGGGTAAATCCCCGGTGATCACCCATGCCGGACATACCATCGCGGAGTCCGGGGCGATCCTCGAATACCTGGTCGACACCTTCGGCCAGGACGCCCCGACCCAACTGCGCCCGGCGCCCGACACCCCCGAATTCTTAAGGTACCGCTATTGGATGCACTACGCCGAGGGCTCCGCGATGCCCGCGCTGATGCTCAGGATGGTGTTTGACCAGCTCCCGGCCCAGGGCCCCTGGCTGGCGCGCCCGCTGCTGGCGGCCGTTGCGAGCGCCGCGAAGACGCAATTTATCAACCCGCAGCTCCGGCGACACCTCGCCTTCTGGGAAGAAGAGCTCGCCGAGCGCGCCTATTTTGCCGGCGACGCCTTCAGCGCAGCCGACATCCAGATGAGCTTTGTGCTGCACGGGGCGGTGGCCGGCGAGGCGTCCGCGGCCAAGACCAGCCGTGCCCGCGCGCTGTTGCGACGACTCCAGGCGCGCCCGGCTTATGAGCGCGCCGAGGCGCGCGGAGGCGCGCTCGACCTGTCGGCGTTCACCTGA
- a CDS encoding OmpA family protein — protein sequence MNRSNSVIFVGCCAALALTLSACASTPPKHLQEARSTYNQAANHSHAAQYAPTELQQAKQSLARAEKAYQDSADSNTTHTMAYLALRRAQQAMASAELNYMATTRKARENELLARTDAARMHYQRRLAVQKQSAAATRQLNEQQLQEQRRQLQDALDKLDEQQMTQADMQSLQTQYQDAMAQLDAEIERREAAEAQLEEVTQKLANVAEVRQDAGGATIISLDSATLFENGKYDLLPIARQNLQRVAEALKMQPEVTLTVAGFTSSTGSEEFNQTLSQNRAESVKDYLVSRGIPGERIDTVGYGQDRPIASNETPEGRAMNRRVEIILDNAEAIGGGPEDAQEQELPEDDYLDNTGDRLNSPLPPVDQIIPSDEPGPGDAANPAAPGEDYLAPEQSADDEEMQPEGEEGDYIEGQDDWPGIIQDGPMP from the coding sequence TTGAATCGATCCAATTCGGTCATATTCGTGGGGTGTTGCGCGGCGCTTGCGCTAACATTGAGCGCATGCGCGAGCACGCCCCCTAAACATCTCCAAGAGGCGCGCAGCACCTATAATCAGGCCGCCAACCACAGCCACGCAGCCCAATACGCGCCCACCGAGCTTCAGCAGGCCAAGCAAAGCCTGGCCCGCGCCGAGAAGGCCTATCAGGACAGCGCCGACAGCAACACCACGCATACCATGGCGTACCTGGCGCTTCGCCGGGCTCAGCAGGCGATGGCCAGCGCGGAGCTCAACTATATGGCGACCACGCGCAAGGCCCGCGAGAACGAATTGCTCGCGCGCACCGACGCCGCGCGCATGCACTATCAGCGCCGCCTCGCCGTCCAAAAACAGAGCGCCGCGGCCACCCGTCAGCTCAACGAGCAACAACTTCAGGAGCAGCGCCGCCAGCTCCAGGACGCCCTGGACAAGCTTGATGAGCAGCAGATGACCCAGGCGGATATGCAGTCGCTGCAGACCCAATACCAGGACGCGATGGCCCAACTCGACGCCGAGATTGAGCGGCGAGAAGCCGCCGAAGCCCAGCTCGAAGAGGTCACGCAAAAGCTGGCGAACGTGGCCGAAGTTCGCCAGGACGCCGGCGGCGCGACGATCATCAGCCTGGACAGCGCGACGCTCTTTGAGAACGGCAAATACGACCTCTTGCCCATCGCGCGCCAGAACCTGCAACGCGTGGCCGAGGCGCTAAAAATGCAACCCGAGGTCACCCTGACGGTCGCCGGGTTCACCAGCTCGACCGGCTCCGAAGAGTTCAACCAGACCCTGTCGCAAAACCGGGCCGAGTCGGTCAAAGACTACCTGGTCTCGCGCGGCATACCGGGCGAGCGCATTGACACCGTGGGCTACGGCCAGGACCGCCCCATCGCCTCCAATGAAACCCCGGAGGGCCGCGCGATGAACCGTCGTGTCGAGATTATCCTCGACAACGCAGAGGCCATCGGCGGTGGTCCCGAGGACGCCCAGGAGCAGGAGCTGCCGGAAGACGATTATCTCGACAATACCGGCGACCGGCTAAACAGCCCGCTGCCGCCGGTCGATCAGATCATCCCGAGCGATGAGCCCGGCCCCGGCGATGCCGCGAACCCGGCGGCCCCGGGTGAGGATTACCTCGCCCCGGAGCAGAGCGCCGACGATGAGGAGATGCAACCCGAGGGCGAAGAAGGAGACTATATCGAGGGGCAGGATGACTGGCCGGGGATCATCCAGGATGGCCCGATGCCCTGA
- a CDS encoding DUF4398 domain-containing protein translates to MKTRLAMPSLILALVLIPGFGFGCSTGSDAQISARDYARPQKTISAARALGAESMPTAKLYLSYARDGVAQANKAIQAGNNPAAKLALARAQADANLALTMSKQQKMAMQVRDINQEIRQLDEQLKN, encoded by the coding sequence ATGAAGACTCGACTCGCGATGCCCTCGCTCATCCTCGCCCTGGTCCTTATTCCCGGCTTCGGCTTTGGCTGTTCGACCGGGTCCGATGCCCAGATCAGCGCCCGAGATTACGCCCGCCCGCAAAAAACGATCAGCGCCGCGCGGGCGCTTGGCGCAGAGAGCATGCCGACGGCCAAGCTCTACCTAAGCTACGCGCGCGACGGCGTGGCCCAAGCAAATAAGGCCATTCAGGCCGGCAATAACCCTGCCGCGAAGCTCGCGCTGGCCCGCGCCCAGGCCGACGCCAACTTGGCGCTGACCATGAGTAAACAGCAGAAAATGGCGATGCAGGTGCGCGACATTAACCAGGAAATCCGGCAACTCGATGAGCAACTCAAAAACTAA